The Clostridium sp. AWRP genome has a window encoding:
- a CDS encoding MFS transporter, whose amino-acid sequence MKHWKVNLYTVWFSQILSIMSFNFGMPFLPFYIQQLGITAPNDIKFYSGILNAAPAVTMAIMCPIWGIISDKYGRKLMLIRAMLFASFIIGATGMVANVNQLIILRLLQGVFTGTVTAAQILVAANTPKNRISYALGFLSSSTFIGQSIGPVIGGIVAEFVGYRVSFIIGGILMFFDFLLVLFVVKEEKHVVKENINSTEKKEKTSILSIFTVTAVSMLLVILFIRIGRTVFNPYIPIYVQEVTATTKGASGITGIINGILALMTAMSGLILSKLGDKYDKMKLLMIYLTLGMVFAIPLVYINKLWLFTFILGIVFFITGGVEPMIMSITTEDTPVDKRGLLFGIQGTVGNAGFAVAPLLGGVISIKYSTNAILIFIPIFLLISSLVVLGIIIHNARHNLHSRLNLKDVFKS is encoded by the coding sequence ATGAAACATTGGAAAGTAAATCTTTATACTGTTTGGTTTTCCCAGATATTGTCCATAATGAGTTTTAATTTTGGTATGCCTTTTTTGCCATTTTATATACAGCAGCTTGGTATTACAGCTCCAAATGATATTAAATTTTATTCTGGTATTTTAAATGCAGCACCAGCTGTCACCATGGCAATTATGTGTCCTATTTGGGGGATTATTTCAGATAAATATGGTAGAAAGCTTATGCTCATAAGGGCTATGCTTTTTGCATCATTTATAATTGGGGCAACAGGTATGGTTGCCAATGTAAATCAACTTATAATATTAAGACTTTTACAAGGTGTGTTTACGGGAACTGTTACTGCAGCTCAAATTTTAGTAGCAGCTAATACACCTAAAAATAGAATTTCTTATGCATTAGGTTTTTTATCTTCATCAACATTTATTGGACAATCCATTGGACCAGTAATTGGAGGTATAGTGGCGGAGTTTGTTGGATATCGTGTAAGTTTTATAATAGGTGGTATCCTTATGTTTTTTGATTTTCTATTAGTTTTATTTGTTGTAAAAGAAGAAAAGCATGTAGTAAAGGAAAACATTAATTCCACTGAAAAAAAAGAAAAGACATCTATACTTTCCATTTTTACTGTTACAGCTGTCTCAATGCTATTAGTTATTTTATTTATAAGAATAGGACGTACTGTGTTTAACCCATATATTCCAATATATGTACAAGAAGTTACAGCTACAACAAAAGGAGCATCAGGTATTACAGGTATAATAAATGGCATTTTGGCTTTAATGACAGCTATGTCTGGATTGATTTTAAGTAAACTAGGTGACAAGTATGACAAAATGAAATTATTAATGATATATCTAACATTAGGTATGGTATTTGCAATACCACTTGTTTATATAAATAAATTATGGTTATTTACATTTATTTTAGGTATTGTCTTCTTTATTACAGGTGGAGTGGAACCTATGATAATGTCCATTACTACAGAAGATACTCCTGTAGACAAAAGAGGTTTATTGTTTGGTATCCAGGGAACTGTAGGTAATGCTGGATTTGCAGTAGCACCTTTATTGGGAGGAGTAATTTCAATAAAATATTCAACTAATGCAATCCTCATATTTATACCTATATTTCTACTTATTTCATCCTTAGTTGTTTTAGGTATAATAATTCACAATGCAAGACATAATTTACATTCGAGATTGAATTTAAAAGATGTGTTTAAGTCGTAA